The following proteins come from a genomic window of Yinghuangia sp. ASG 101:
- a CDS encoding outer membrane protein assembly factor BamB family protein, with protein sequence MRELEVGDPLRLGDHELVGVLGTGGFGRVYVARAPHDKWLTVKLAHPHLLRADARFADRFERVMGDLSRVRNLGAGRIVQWDSEDVRPWYARRFVPGASLTELVAAFGALPRAAGRIVGGVARCLAAMHAAELPHGGVSPGNVLVSANAAQLVDGGLVRLFDRSTPTTRRRFPLAGPTFVAPEDDPETTSADLYALGVLLVLCVRGTLPAAPGDTAELPEDLAALAQALMDPVPLARPRAAEVAAWIGGPGGERGAVSAGIHVRGRVVLPSRERIGEQTKHLGSLLPRDARELIAWHARAADHAGSAAGLGPLARMGEDGSTAVAGLAGRAVVPGARQGEAPVDARAAHAGSVRQAGAARGAAASAGGAPPPLAERGADGQAGTGPAATGETLRCRGTATTEAAAAAATVRDATDAPATATPAGSPAEGATPGTPADGAAAGTPADARTAATDPDATGFGGAAPGFAAGAGAPDGADARDRTSASGPGVRGGAGASGREADASVSGGGVRSGARASGRGAGTASGAGPRDGTPVPGPGRRPATPASGPDAPRAPDGGSDDAVVQPLSGRLSDAASPVAASSGARAAELPARSLWIHRIPGVQSLFAADGLLFADGDNLTALDALSGDPVWSKPGWRMAGEPRDGRAYLAQGTRIALVDAATGTEVWRTDIAAARGLWARSAGRLARAERSFRVHAVCEPVPGVVTAIGGHSELFGLDPATGALLWNRREARRTAFSRDGAGAIFLSGDGREPVHALDAATGELLWRDDAEDSIVTAVDRGWVLCARFRKGTAEIGEYVVRAAQSGQLLHRDPNPGDMALLDDCVLYVLGGGRLRAVCPVEGKTLWDVAWAGGTVGMAFAPSGESAFLRGEDRRIYAFDIADGRRRWVSEPIPARPPLDPVGGQLDRTLPVLAAGDVVCVRSHSDAVLIVLDREDGRERWWWRAAFGTLTMVAPVVVGEFVYVVDGDRVRALTARR encoded by the coding sequence ATGCGTGAGCTGGAAGTCGGGGACCCCCTCCGCCTGGGAGACCACGAGCTGGTCGGCGTCCTCGGCACGGGCGGGTTCGGCCGGGTGTACGTCGCCCGTGCCCCGCACGACAAATGGCTCACCGTCAAACTCGCGCACCCCCACCTGCTGCGCGCCGACGCGCGGTTCGCGGACCGCTTCGAGCGGGTGATGGGCGACTTGTCCCGGGTCCGCAACCTGGGCGCGGGCCGCATCGTCCAGTGGGACTCCGAGGACGTCCGCCCATGGTACGCACGGCGGTTCGTGCCCGGCGCCTCGCTCACCGAGTTGGTGGCCGCGTTCGGCGCGCTGCCGCGGGCGGCCGGCCGGATCGTGGGCGGGGTGGCGCGCTGCCTCGCCGCGATGCACGCCGCCGAACTCCCGCACGGCGGCGTCTCCCCGGGCAACGTGCTGGTCTCGGCCAATGCCGCGCAGCTCGTCGACGGGGGCCTGGTCAGGCTGTTCGACCGGAGCACGCCGACCACGCGCCGCCGGTTCCCGCTCGCGGGGCCGACGTTCGTGGCCCCGGAGGACGACCCGGAGACCACGTCGGCCGATCTGTACGCCCTGGGCGTCCTGCTGGTGCTGTGCGTCCGCGGCACGCTGCCGGCCGCGCCCGGCGACACCGCCGAACTCCCGGAGGACCTGGCCGCGTTGGCCCAGGCCCTGATGGACCCGGTGCCGCTGGCTCGGCCGCGCGCCGCCGAGGTCGCCGCGTGGATCGGCGGGCCGGGCGGCGAGCGCGGCGCCGTCTCCGCGGGGATCCACGTGCGCGGCCGGGTGGTGCTCCCGAGCCGCGAGCGGATCGGCGAACAGACCAAGCACCTGGGCTCGTTGCTGCCGCGCGACGCACGGGAACTGATCGCGTGGCACGCGCGCGCCGCCGACCACGCGGGGTCCGCCGCCGGGCTCGGGCCGCTCGCCCGGATGGGGGAGGACGGCTCCACGGCGGTCGCGGGCCTCGCGGGACGGGCCGTGGTGCCCGGTGCCCGGCAGGGGGAGGCCCCCGTCGACGCGCGGGCGGCACACGCGGGTTCGGTCCGGCAGGCGGGAGCCGCGCGCGGCGCGGCGGCCTCGGCCGGGGGCGCGCCGCCGCCGCTCGCGGAGCGGGGAGCGGACGGTCAAGCGGGCACGGGCCCGGCCGCGACCGGCGAGACGCTGCGCTGCCGCGGCACCGCGACCACCGAGGCCGCAGCCGCCGCGGCCACCGTCCGCGACGCCACGGACGCCCCCGCCACCGCGACCCCGGCCGGTTCCCCCGCCGAAGGCGCCACGCCGGGTACGCCCGCGGACGGCGCCGCCGCCGGGACGCCCGCGGACGCCCGCACGGCCGCGACGGACCCGGACGCCACCGGTTTCGGCGGGGCGGCTCCCGGCTTCGCCGCCGGGGCCGGAGCACCCGACGGCGCCGACGCCCGAGACCGAACCTCCGCTTCCGGTCCGGGCGTTCGGGGTGGTGCCGGTGCGTCGGGCCGCGAGGCCGACGCTTCGGTTTCCGGGGGAGGGGTTCGGAGTGGGGCCCGTGCGTCCGGCCGAGGGGCCGGCACCGCGTCCGGCGCGGGGCCTCGGGACGGAACACCCGTTCCCGGTCCGGGCCGTCGGCCCGCGACGCCCGCGTCCGGCCCCGACGCCCCCCGCGCGCCTGACGGCGGCTCGGACGACGCCGTCGTTCAGCCTCTCTCGGGCAGACTCTCCGACGCGGCCTCGCCCGTCGCGGCGTCGTCGGGTGCCCGCGCGGCCGAACTGCCCGCCCGGAGTCTGTGGATCCACCGCATACCGGGTGTCCAAAGCCTGTTCGCCGCCGACGGGCTGCTCTTCGCCGACGGCGACAACCTGACCGCACTCGACGCCCTGAGCGGCGACCCGGTGTGGTCGAAGCCGGGGTGGCGGATGGCCGGGGAGCCGCGCGACGGGCGGGCGTACCTCGCCCAGGGCACGCGGATCGCGCTCGTGGACGCGGCGACCGGGACCGAGGTGTGGCGTACGGACATCGCCGCGGCGCGCGGGCTGTGGGCGCGCAGCGCGGGGCGGCTCGCCCGCGCGGAGCGGTCGTTCCGGGTGCACGCGGTGTGCGAGCCGGTCCCCGGCGTCGTGACCGCGATAGGCGGGCACAGCGAGCTTTTCGGCCTCGATCCGGCGACCGGCGCCCTCCTGTGGAACCGTCGCGAGGCGCGGCGCACCGCGTTCAGCCGGGACGGCGCGGGGGCGATCTTCCTCAGCGGCGACGGCCGCGAGCCGGTGCACGCGCTCGACGCCGCGACCGGCGAACTGCTGTGGCGCGACGACGCGGAGGACTCCATAGTCACCGCCGTCGATCGCGGCTGGGTGCTGTGCGCGCGTTTCCGCAAGGGCACCGCCGAGATCGGCGAATACGTCGTACGCGCCGCCCAGAGCGGCCAGTTGCTGCACCGCGATCCCAATCCCGGCGACATGGCGCTGCTGGACGACTGCGTGCTGTACGTCCTCGGCGGCGGGCGGCTCCGGGCGGTGTGCCCCGTGGAGGGCAAGACGCTGTGGGACGTCGCATGGGCGGGCGGCACCGTGGGGATGGCGTTCGCGCCGTCCGGGGAGTCGGCGTTCCTGCGCGGTGAGGACCGCCGGATCTACGCCTTCGACATCGCCGACGGCCGGCGCCGGTGGGTGAGCGAGCCGATTCCGGCCCGTCCGCCGCTCGATCCGGTCGGCGGCCAACTCGACCGCACGCTGCCCGTGTTGGCGGCGGGGGACGTCGTGTGCGTGCGGTCGCACAGCGATGCCGTCCTGATCGTGCTCGACCGCGAGGACGGTCGCGAACGCTGGTGGTGGCGCGCGGCGTTCGGCACGCTGACCATGGTCGCTCCGGTCGTGGTGGGGGAGTTCGTGTACGTCGTGGACGGCGACCGCGTCCGGGCGCTGACGGCCCGCCGCTGA
- a CDS encoding ferritin-like domain-containing protein: MLSARGILREIHRDDDAFRLFCSIAAKGESQGGWENARIAALVPDADLAPKVARHGADEDKHGRIFRAMLHRRGLEPVDVPSETDYCMMLERRGIGLAHERLTRDEPMTDADIVEYLVHSRVTEQRAAEDMRLLRRFLGDDPEVGRGIRMICDDEENHLAYCHEELLRLSANGGAAPIKRALRETARAEIRVNRDVSLAVMDHMGRILGWPRAQRVLLKAGIHATYAYDRLWGTRRMVALRPPKRRNAMAPKPGPRYPQAV; encoded by the coding sequence ATGCTCAGTGCGCGCGGCATACTCCGGGAAATCCACCGCGATGACGACGCGTTCCGCCTCTTCTGCAGCATCGCCGCGAAAGGCGAGAGCCAAGGCGGGTGGGAGAACGCGCGGATCGCGGCCCTCGTCCCGGACGCCGATCTCGCACCCAAGGTCGCGCGACACGGCGCGGACGAGGACAAACACGGGCGGATCTTCCGGGCGATGCTGCACCGGCGCGGTCTCGAACCGGTCGACGTCCCCTCCGAGACCGACTACTGCATGATGCTCGAACGCCGCGGCATCGGGCTCGCCCACGAGCGGCTGACCCGCGACGAGCCGATGACCGACGCCGACATCGTCGAGTACCTGGTGCACAGCCGCGTCACGGAGCAACGGGCCGCCGAGGACATGCGGTTGCTCCGCCGCTTCCTGGGCGACGACCCCGAGGTCGGGCGCGGCATCCGCATGATCTGCGACGATGAGGAGAACCATCTCGCCTACTGCCACGAGGAGTTGCTGCGCCTGTCGGCGAACGGCGGCGCGGCGCCCATCAAACGGGCGCTGCGCGAGACCGCCCGCGCCGAGATCAGGGTCAACCGCGACGTCAGCCTCGCGGTGATGGACCACATGGGCCGCATCCTCGGCTGGCCCCGCGCGCAGCGCGTCCTCCTCAAGGCCGGCATCCACGCGACCTACGCGTACGACCGGCTGTGGGGCACGCGCCGCATGGTCGCGCTGCGCCCGCCCAAGCGCCGCAACGCGATGGCCCCGAAGCCCGGCCCGCGGTACCCGCAGGCCGTCTGA
- a CDS encoding DUF6247 family protein, with amino-acid sequence MDARRERPAERIAHEVNGPWVYAVLAGDDREEFDRAFRAALKVATDTFDTEPVAEVVRRWWVVAGGDPRWAEEDRRQTRELATLTRRERPRPLAIYQWEHQVDKTGPAVFAALPFDRQGSFVDDFHRAAADAAVELDHRGLVKVVGDYWAVAFIAANPEEQARILEDVHRLEAGDPTLFE; translated from the coding sequence ATGGACGCGCGTAGAGAGAGGCCCGCTGAGCGGATCGCCCATGAGGTGAACGGGCCGTGGGTGTATGCGGTGCTCGCCGGCGACGACCGCGAGGAGTTCGACCGGGCGTTCCGTGCGGCGCTCAAGGTCGCGACGGATACGTTCGACACCGAGCCGGTGGCCGAAGTTGTGCGGCGGTGGTGGGTCGTCGCCGGTGGCGATCCCCGGTGGGCCGAGGAGGATCGGCGGCAGACCCGGGAGTTGGCGACGCTCACGCGTCGCGAGCGGCCGAGGCCGTTGGCCATTTACCAGTGGGAGCACCAGGTCGACAAGACCGGTCCCGCGGTGTTCGCGGCGCTGCCTTTCGACCGCCAAGGGTCATTCGTGGACGACTTCCACCGGGCCGCCGCCGACGCCGCGGTCGAACTCGATCACCGCGGGCTCGTCAAAGTGGTCGGAGACTACTGGGCCGTCGCGTTCATCGCGGCCAACCCCGAGGAGCAAGCGCGCATCCTGGAGGACGTTCACCGGCTGGAGGCCGGTGATCCGACGCTATTCGAGTGA
- a CDS encoding helix-turn-helix domain-containing protein encodes MPARLRELDPSSPRGLYGAELRRLRLAMGLSLDALAKKLHRSKAFLSDIERRETPVTPGLSEQLDAFFETDGLFLRLYPAARKDVHPDRYRRFMELDAKAERIEQYAAHVVPGLLQTPEYARSLITNGSLTASPDEGESLLIARLSRQDRFSGSGRPRYWVVLDEAVLRRPIGGRRAMVGQLKALLKAVEDRIVTLQVVPFEIGTHPTLGGSLTLLTLPNRSLVAYLEGINSAELLEDPEDAAAYERAYDLLRAAALSPKASADLIRSAIEEFSSDDPTQPLPRHPNLAQEQLQQRQRRRLPGSRRPRLHRRPRA; translated from the coding sequence GTGCCCGCCCGACTGCGCGAACTCGACCCGTCCTCACCACGCGGCCTGTACGGCGCGGAACTTCGCCGCCTCCGGCTCGCCATGGGATTGTCGCTCGACGCCCTGGCGAAAAAGCTCCACCGGAGCAAGGCGTTTCTGTCCGACATCGAGCGCAGGGAGACGCCCGTAACCCCGGGCCTGTCGGAGCAGTTGGACGCGTTCTTCGAGACGGACGGGTTGTTCCTGCGGCTGTATCCGGCGGCGAGGAAGGATGTTCATCCGGATCGGTACAGGCGCTTCATGGAATTGGACGCGAAGGCCGAGCGGATCGAGCAGTACGCCGCGCACGTGGTGCCAGGGCTGCTGCAAACGCCCGAGTACGCGCGTTCGTTGATCACGAACGGCTCGTTGACCGCATCACCGGACGAGGGCGAATCGCTGTTGATCGCCCGTCTGAGCCGACAAGACCGGTTCTCCGGCTCCGGTCGCCCCCGCTACTGGGTGGTTCTCGACGAAGCGGTCCTCCGTCGACCGATCGGTGGTCGACGGGCCATGGTCGGGCAACTCAAAGCCCTACTCAAGGCCGTCGAAGACCGGATCGTGACCCTTCAGGTGGTCCCTTTCGAGATCGGCACGCATCCGACGCTTGGCGGATCGCTGACACTGCTTACGTTGCCGAACCGATCGCTCGTCGCCTACTTGGAGGGCATCAACTCGGCGGAGCTTCTTGAGGATCCGGAGGATGCGGCGGCCTATGAGCGCGCGTACGATCTGCTGCGAGCAGCGGCTCTTTCGCCGAAGGCGTCGGCCGATTTGATCCGCTCAGCGATTGAGGAGTTCAGCTCTGATGACCCGACTCAACCTCTCCCCAGGCACCCGAACCTGGCGCAAGAGCAGCTACAGCAACGCCAACGGCGGCGATTGCCTGGAAGTCGGCGTCCACGCCTGCACCGCCGTCCCCGTGCGTGA
- a CDS encoding DUF397 domain-containing protein, which yields MEVGVHACTAVPVRDSKDIKRGQLAVPTTSWTALTTALKASQPPS from the coding sequence CTGGAAGTCGGCGTCCACGCCTGCACCGCCGTCCCCGTGCGTGACAGCAAGGACATCAAGCGCGGCCAACTCGCCGTCCCCACAACCTCATGGACCGCTCTGACAACGGCGCTGAAGGCGAGCCAACCGCCCAGCTGA
- a CDS encoding DUF397 domain-containing protein — MTATWRKSSYSNGDGGLCLEVGVHASTTVPVRDSKDIRRDQLAVPVSSWAALTTALKAN; from the coding sequence GTGACCGCCACATGGCGCAAGAGCAGCTACAGCAACGGCGACGGCGGACTGTGCCTGGAAGTCGGCGTCCACGCTTCCACCACCGTCCCCGTCCGTGACAGCAAAGACATCCGACGCGACCAACTCGCCGTCCCCGTGTCGTCTTGGGCTGCCCTGACGACCGCGTTGAAGGCGAACTAA
- a CDS encoding aminoglycoside phosphotransferase, with translation MSAVERVPWPALPTDARGAVERHLTGPYTVREMATYNSGVAVLLEFADGARVFVKGVPEGHDQVAQLDGEERVNGFLPLSCPRLLFRLKAAGWDFLGFSGLAGEWADFGPGSTDLPAVASMLSEVGDCDVTGLRLPSLWESYRQWCDPADEVLFQGSTLLHRDPTASNFVVSEGRAHLVDWAWPSIGPAWVDAFIWAFRLVVDGGQEPHEALRWASRVSGWKSATPAALRVFSQAEARSWAQSVEEAPGDEVVVALATAAEKWASRWA, from the coding sequence GTGAGTGCTGTGGAGAGGGTTCCGTGGCCGGCGCTGCCGACGGACGCGCGCGGCGCCGTCGAGCGGCACCTCACGGGGCCGTACACCGTGCGGGAGATGGCGACATACAACAGCGGTGTCGCCGTGCTCCTCGAATTCGCCGACGGCGCACGGGTGTTCGTCAAGGGTGTTCCCGAAGGGCACGATCAGGTCGCACAGTTGGATGGGGAGGAGCGTGTCAACGGATTCCTACCGCTGTCGTGCCCCCGATTGCTGTTCCGGCTGAAGGCCGCTGGCTGGGACTTCCTGGGCTTCAGCGGTCTCGCGGGTGAGTGGGCCGACTTCGGCCCGGGATCGACGGATTTGCCTGCCGTCGCATCCATGCTCTCCGAGGTCGGCGACTGCGATGTGACCGGGCTGCGGCTTCCGTCGCTCTGGGAGTCTTACCGGCAATGGTGTGATCCCGCGGACGAGGTTCTGTTCCAGGGGTCGACTCTGCTGCACCGGGATCCGACGGCCAGCAACTTCGTGGTGTCGGAGGGCCGAGCGCACTTGGTCGACTGGGCGTGGCCGTCAATCGGTCCGGCGTGGGTGGACGCGTTCATCTGGGCCTTCCGCTTGGTCGTCGACGGAGGTCAGGAGCCGCACGAGGCGCTGCGGTGGGCGTCGCGGGTTTCCGGGTGGAAGTCCGCGACGCCGGCCGCGCTACGGGTGTTCTCCCAGGCCGAGGCCCGGTCGTGGGCACAGTCCGTCGAGGAGGCGCCTGGGGACGAGGTTGTCGTCGCGCTGGCGACGGCGGCCGAGAAGTGGGCGTCGCGCTGGGCCTAG
- a CDS encoding alpha-ketoglutarate-dependent dioxygenase AlkB → MPGTETGLTHRTIGLRVTAVASPYPRARFRAEEAPGPTCGDDATHAGYCAVVSEISGRPVFDDDVVPPAQVPGTVPGLRCVAGWLGPGVGEALLAEIDAAPWSTRLKRRVQHYGHRYDYGSRKVAADPETAVPPLPEWAREAATRLVREGLMDREAEQVIVNEYQPGQGISAHVDCLPCFGPVVAAISLGSRCVMDFSDPESGTKLAMPLAPGSLLVMTGPARFTWRHGIAARKSDPGTSGRVPRGRRVSVTFRTMTRPGPGS, encoded by the coding sequence GTGCCGGGCACCGAAACCGGCCTCACCCACCGCACCATTGGCCTGCGCGTCACGGCCGTTGCCAGCCCGTACCCACGTGCCCGCTTCCGAGCCGAGGAGGCGCCGGGGCCGACCTGTGGTGACGACGCGACGCACGCTGGCTACTGTGCGGTGGTGTCCGAGATCTCCGGTCGACCTGTGTTCGACGACGACGTGGTGCCGCCGGCGCAAGTGCCCGGTACGGTGCCGGGGTTGCGGTGTGTCGCCGGCTGGCTTGGCCCCGGCGTCGGTGAGGCGCTGCTCGCGGAGATCGATGCCGCGCCGTGGTCGACGCGGTTGAAACGGCGCGTGCAGCATTACGGCCATCGCTACGACTACGGCAGCCGCAAGGTCGCCGCCGACCCGGAGACCGCCGTACCGCCGCTTCCGGAGTGGGCGCGCGAAGCGGCCACGCGCCTGGTGCGGGAGGGCCTGATGGACCGCGAGGCGGAGCAGGTGATCGTCAACGAGTACCAGCCGGGACAGGGCATCAGCGCCCATGTCGACTGCCTGCCCTGCTTCGGCCCGGTCGTCGCCGCGATCTCGCTGGGCTCGCGCTGCGTGATGGACTTCAGCGATCCCGAAAGCGGTACGAAGCTCGCGATGCCGCTCGCCCCCGGCAGCCTGCTGGTGATGACCGGCCCCGCCCGCTTCACGTGGCGCCACGGCATCGCCGCGCGCAAGAGCGACCCCGGAACCTCGGGCCGCGTCCCGCGCGGACGCCGCGTATCGGTGACATTCCGGACGATGACACGGCCCGGCCCGGGCAGTTGA
- a CDS encoding methyltransferase domain-containing protein, with amino-acid sequence MTAAVDWQGVVKATPRGPYLPRVVWYEDVRGRMISVDRAREPERWQALAAADVALTTQLDDGGSGDEIPTSSASRPSIVARMLDALDARPGHRVLELGTGTGWNAALLCVAVGADQVTTMEIDPDVAKAAARALNSQGLYPRTLTGDGLAAVDPAAPPFDRIIATMAVRRVPTAWIARSRPGAVIVTPWGNAYNNSGLLRLVVADDGSASGRFVGNAAFMFARSHRRRFDGRRFLGDVIPDPDAGRETRTALDPREIHEEHADFAIGLRVPDVEQRTFFGSGAQAEEFTTWYADGTSWASVDFAPGATDFTVTQGGPRSVWDEIAAAYTAWVRDGRPRREEHGMTVTAGGDQTVRPTTTR; translated from the coding sequence GTGACGGCGGCCGTTGACTGGCAGGGGGTGGTGAAAGCCACGCCACGTGGCCCCTACCTACCGCGGGTCGTCTGGTACGAGGACGTGCGTGGCCGCATGATCTCCGTCGATCGGGCACGCGAACCGGAGCGATGGCAGGCTCTCGCAGCCGCCGATGTCGCACTGACGACGCAACTGGACGACGGCGGCAGCGGCGACGAGATCCCCACCTCGTCCGCGTCGAGGCCTTCGATCGTCGCCAGGATGCTGGATGCCCTGGATGCCCGTCCGGGCCACCGGGTCCTCGAACTCGGCACCGGAACGGGATGGAACGCCGCTCTCCTCTGCGTCGCCGTCGGCGCGGACCAGGTCACCACCATGGAGATCGACCCTGATGTCGCCAAGGCCGCGGCCCGGGCCCTGAACAGCCAGGGCCTGTACCCGAGGACACTCACCGGCGACGGGCTCGCGGCCGTCGACCCGGCGGCCCCGCCCTTCGACCGGATCATCGCGACGATGGCCGTGCGGCGCGTGCCCACGGCCTGGATCGCGCGGTCACGGCCGGGCGCGGTCATCGTCACGCCCTGGGGAAACGCCTACAACAACTCGGGATTGCTTCGTCTGGTCGTCGCCGACGACGGATCGGCATCGGGGCGCTTCGTCGGGAACGCGGCGTTCATGTTCGCCCGCTCCCACCGCCGGAGGTTCGACGGGCGACGCTTTCTCGGCGACGTGATTCCCGACCCCGACGCCGGCCGGGAGACCCGGACGGCCCTTGATCCGCGAGAGATCCACGAGGAGCACGCCGACTTCGCCATCGGCCTGCGGGTGCCGGACGTGGAGCAGCGCACGTTCTTCGGATCCGGCGCCCAAGCCGAGGAGTTCACCACGTGGTACGCGGACGGCACGTCGTGGGCCAGCGTGGATTTCGCCCCCGGGGCAACCGACTTCACCGTCACGCAGGGCGGCCCCCGCTCCGTGTGGGACGAGATCGCCGCCGCGTACACCGCCTGGGTCCGCGACGGTCGCCCGCGCCGGGAGGAGCATGGCATGACCGTCACCGCCGGTGGTGACCAGACCGTGAGGCCGACAACGACCCGATGA
- a CDS encoding thiolase C-terminal domain-containing protein, with protein sequence MSKASGGKAYIVGVGMTKFEKPGSRDWQYPDMAKEAGEKALADAGIPYDLVEQAPVGYCSGPSTQGQRAVYELGLTGIPVYNVNNNCATGSSALMMARQFVEGGVNDCVLALGFERMAKGALGGGSGGGDMASSPVGRHYGLMARKYPFVAAPPAAQIFGNAAREHMERYGTTEEQLALVAVKNHRHSVDNPYAQFRDEYTVDDILAAKEIHAPLTRLQCSPTSDGAAAVVVASERFVVEHGLQDKAVEIVAQTMTTDVAESFDGSVINAVGKAMSRLAADRVFAASGLTVHDVDVIELHDCFSINEILTYEALGMAADGEGAKLISEGATTHGGKWVVNPSGGLISKGHPLGATGLAQATEITWHLRGEAEARQVAGAEVGLTHNIGLGGAAVVGLYRRARW encoded by the coding sequence GTGTCCAAGGCAAGCGGCGGCAAGGCGTACATCGTCGGTGTCGGCATGACCAAGTTCGAGAAGCCGGGCAGCAGGGACTGGCAGTACCCCGACATGGCCAAGGAGGCGGGGGAGAAGGCGCTCGCCGACGCGGGCATCCCGTACGACCTGGTCGAACAGGCGCCGGTCGGCTACTGCTCCGGCCCGTCCACGCAGGGCCAGCGGGCGGTCTACGAACTGGGCCTGACCGGCATACCGGTCTACAACGTCAACAACAACTGCGCGACCGGCTCCTCCGCGCTCATGATGGCCCGTCAGTTCGTCGAAGGCGGCGTCAACGACTGCGTGCTCGCCCTCGGCTTCGAGCGCATGGCCAAGGGCGCGCTGGGCGGCGGCAGCGGCGGCGGCGACATGGCGAGCAGCCCGGTCGGCCGCCACTACGGCCTCATGGCGAGGAAGTACCCCTTCGTCGCCGCGCCGCCCGCCGCGCAGATCTTCGGCAACGCGGCCCGCGAGCACATGGAGCGGTACGGCACCACCGAGGAGCAACTCGCCCTCGTCGCGGTCAAGAACCACCGGCACTCGGTGGACAACCCGTACGCGCAGTTCCGCGACGAATACACCGTCGACGACATCCTCGCCGCCAAGGAGATCCACGCCCCGCTCACGCGCCTCCAGTGCTCGCCGACCTCGGACGGCGCCGCGGCGGTCGTCGTCGCGAGCGAGCGCTTCGTCGTCGAACACGGGCTCCAGGACAAGGCCGTCGAGATCGTCGCGCAGACCATGACCACCGACGTCGCCGAGAGCTTCGACGGCTCGGTGATCAACGCCGTCGGCAAGGCGATGTCGCGCCTGGCCGCCGACCGCGTCTTCGCCGCGTCCGGCCTGACCGTCCACGACGTGGACGTGATCGAACTCCACGACTGCTTCTCGATCAACGAGATCCTGACGTACGAGGCCCTGGGCATGGCCGCCGACGGCGAGGGCGCGAAACTCATCAGCGAGGGCGCGACCACGCACGGCGGCAAGTGGGTCGTCAACCCGTCCGGCGGCCTGATCTCCAAGGGCCACCCGCTGGGCGCCACCGGCCTCGCCCAGGCCACCGAGATCACCTGGCACCTGCGCGGCGAGGCCGAGGCCCGCCAGGTGGCGGGCGCCGAGGTCGGCCTCACGCACAACATCGGCCTGGGCGGCGCGGCCGTCGTCGGCCTGTACCGCCGCGCGCGGTGGTGA
- a CDS encoding class I SAM-dependent methyltransferase, whose protein sequence is MTDRTADRSTATGAIDPRVLDAFDAAVGFMPADEGAALYAAAVEAAKIGPLLELGTYCGRSTILLAAAARDAGTVVVTLDHHRGSEEQQPGWEYHDPELVDREVGVMDTLPTFRRTLFRAGLEDHVVALVGRSRTVAPLWTTSVGMVFIDGGHTDEHASGDYEGWAPHVAQGGLLVIHDVFPNPDDGGQAPYRVYRRALASGAFTESAGHGSLRVLRRTGHGI, encoded by the coding sequence ATGACGGACCGTACGGCGGACCGCTCCACCGCGACCGGCGCGATCGACCCCCGGGTGCTGGACGCCTTCGACGCGGCGGTGGGGTTCATGCCCGCCGACGAGGGGGCGGCACTGTACGCGGCGGCGGTCGAGGCCGCGAAGATCGGCCCCTTGCTCGAACTCGGCACGTACTGCGGGCGTTCCACGATCCTGCTCGCGGCGGCGGCGCGGGACGCGGGGACGGTCGTGGTGACGCTCGACCACCACCGCGGCTCGGAGGAGCAGCAGCCCGGGTGGGAGTACCACGACCCGGAGCTGGTGGACCGCGAGGTCGGGGTGATGGACACGCTGCCGACGTTCCGACGCACCTTGTTCCGTGCGGGACTCGAGGACCATGTGGTGGCTCTGGTGGGACGCTCGCGCACCGTCGCGCCGCTGTGGACCACGTCCGTCGGCATGGTCTTCATCGACGGCGGCCACACCGACGAGCACGCGAGCGGCGACTACGAGGGCTGGGCGCCGCACGTCGCGCAGGGCGGCCTGCTGGTGATCCACGACGTGTTCCCGAATCCGGACGACGGCGGGCAGGCGCCGTACCGCGTGTACCGGCGGGCGCTCGCGTCGGGGGCGTTCACCGAGTCGGCCGGGCACGGGTCGCTGCGGGTGCTGCGGCGGACCGGGCACGGGATCTGA